A section of the Pan paniscus chromosome 7, NHGRI_mPanPan1-v2.0_pri, whole genome shotgun sequence genome encodes:
- the MFHAS1 gene encoding malignant fibrous histiocytoma-amplified sequence 1 isoform X3: MAGMDSGNLKTVRLWRDAALRARKLRSNLRQLTLTAAGACPGAGADALESPASPQLVLPANLGDIEALNLGNNGLEEVPEGLGSALGSLRVLVLRRNRFARLPPAVAELGHHLTELDVSHNRLTALGAEVVSALRELRKLNVSHNQLPALPAQLGALAHLEELDVSFNRLAHLPDSLSCLSRLRTLDVDHNQLTAFPRQLLQLAALEELDVSSNRLRGLPEDISALRALKILWLSGAELGTLPAGFCELASLESLMLDNNGLQALPAQFSCLQRLKMLNLSSNLFEEFPAALLPLAGLEELYLSRNQLTSVPSLISGLGRLLTLWLDNNRIRYLPDSIVELTGLEELVLQGNQIAVLPDHFGQLSRVGLWKIKDNPLIQPPYEVCMKGIPYIAAYQKELAHSQPAVQPRLKLLLMGHKAAGKTLLRHCLTEERVEGFPGGGDKEKCYPPSPPPVSKGIEVTSWTADASRGLRFIVYDLAGDESYEVIQPFFLSPGALYVLVVNLATYEPRHFPTTVGSFLHRVGARVPHAVVCIVGTHADLCGERELEEKCLDIHRQIALQEKHDAEGLSRLAKVVDEALARDFELRSASPHAAYYGVSDKNLRRRKAHFQYLLNHRLQILSPVLPVSCRDPRHLRRLRDKLLSVAEHREIFPNLHRVLPRSWQVLEELHFQPPQAHRLWLSWWDSARLGLQAGLTEDRLQSALSYLHESGKLLYFEDSPALKEHVFHNLTRLIDILNVFFQRDPSLLLHKLLLGTSGEGKAEGESSSPMARSTPSQELLRATQLHQYVEGFLLHGLLPAHVIRLLLKPHVQAQQDLQLLLELLEKMGLCYCLNKPKGKPLNGSTAWYKFPCYVQNEVPHAEAWINGTNLAGQSFVAEQLQIEYSFPFAFPPGLFARYSVQINSHVVHRSDGKFQIFAYRGKVPVVVSYRPARGVLQPDTLSIASHASLPNIWTAWQAITPLVEELNVLLQEWPGLHYTVHILCSKCLKRGSPNPHAFPDGVSLCRPGWSAMARSQLTATSASRVQAILLPQPPE, from the exons ATGGCTGGGATGGACAGTGGCAACCTGAAGACCGTGAGGCTGTGGCGGGACGCCGCCCTGCGTGCCAGGAAGCTGCGGAGCAACCTGCGCCAGCTCACGCTCACCGCCGCCGGGGCCTGCCCCGGGGCCGGGGCCGACGCGCTCGAGTCCCCCGCCTCCCCCCAGCTCGTGCTGCCGGCCAACCTCGGGGACATTGAGGCACTGAACCTGGGGAACAACGGCCTGGAGGAGGTACCCGAGGGGCTGGGGTCGGCGCTGGGCAGCCTGCGCGTCCTGGTCCTGCGCAGGAACCGCTTCGCCCGGCTGCCCCCGGCGGTGGCCGAGCTCGGCCACCACCTCACCGAGCTGGACGTGAGCCACAACCGGCTGACCGCCCTGGGCGCGGAGGTGGTGAGTGCTCTGAGGGAGCTGCGGAAGCTCAACGTCAGCCACAACCAGCTGCCCGCCCTGCCCGCCCAGCTGGGCGCTCTCGCTCACCTGGAGGAGCTGGACGTCAGCTTTAACCGGCTGGCGCACCTGCCTGActccctctcctgcctctcccGCCTGCGCACCCTGGACGTGGATCACAACCAGCTCACTGCCTTCCCCCGGCAGCTGCTGCAGCTGGCGGCCCTGGAGGAGCTGGACGTGTCCAGCAACCGGCTGCGGGGCCTGCCTGAGGATATCAGTGCCCTGCGTGCCCTCAAGATCCTCTGGCTGAGTGGGGCCGAGCTTGGCACGCTGCCCGCCGGCTTCTGCGAGCTGGCCAGTTTGGAGAGCCTCATGCTAGACAACAACGGGCTGCAAGCTCTGCCCGCCCAGTTCAGCTGCCTGCAGCGGCTCAAAATGCTCAACCTCTCCTCCAACCTCTTCGAGGAGTTCCCTGCCGCGCTGCTGCCCCTGGCTGGTCTGGAGGAGCTCTACCTTAGTCGCAACCAGCTCACCTCGGTGCCATCCCTTATCTCGGGCCTGGGCCGGCTTCTCACCTTGTGGCTGGATAATAACCGCATCCGCTACCTGCCGGACTCCATCGTGGAGCTGACCGGCCTGGAGGAGCTCGTGCTGCAGGGGAACCAGATCGCTGTGCTGCCCGACCACTTTGGCCAGCTCTCCCGGGTGGGTTTGTGGAAGATCAAAGACAACCCACTGATCCAGCCCCCCTACGAGGTCTGCATGAAGGGGATCCCCTACATCGCAGCCTACCAGAAGGAACTGGCTCATTCCCAGCCGGCGGTGCAGCCCCGGCTCAAGCTGCTCCTCATGGGGCATAAGGCTGCAGGAAAGACTTTGCTGCGCCACTGCCTCACCGAGGAGAGAGTGGAGGGATTCCCAGGAGGAGGGGACAAGGAGAAGTGCTACCCACCGTCACCTCCCCCTGTGAGCAAGGGCATCGAGGTGACCAGCTGGACGGCCGATGCCTCCCGGGGCCTGCGGTTCATCGTGTATGACTTAGCTGGGGATGAAAGTTATGAGGTGATCCAGCCCTTCTTCCTGTCCCCAGGGGCCCTATACGTGCTGGTGGTCAACTTGGCCACCTATGAGCCTCGCCACTTTCCTACCACCGTGGGCTCCTTCTTGCATCGGGTCGGGGCGAGAGTGCCCCACGCGGTGGTTTGCATCGTGGGCACCCACGCGGACCTGTGCGGAGAGCGTGAGCTGGAGGAGAAATGTCTGGACATTCACCGCCAGATCGCCCTGCAGGAAAAGCACGACGCGGAGGGACTGAGCCGCTTGGCCAAGGTGGTGGACGAGGCACTGGCCCGGGACTTCGAGCTGCGCTCTGCCAGCCCCCACGCAGCCTACTACGGCGTTTCGGACAAGAACCTTCGACGGCGCAAGGCCCATTTTCAATACCTGCTCAACCACCGGCTGCAGATCCTCTCCCCGGTGTTGCCTGTTAGCTGCAGGGACCCGCGCCACTTACGACGCCTTCGGGACAAGTTGCTGTCAGTTGCTGAGCACCGAGAAATCTTCCCCAACTTACACAGAGTACTGCCTCGATCCTGGCAGGTGCTGGAGGAACTGCATTTCCAGCCACCTCAGGCCCACCGACTGTGGCTAAGCTGGTGGGACTCGGCGCGCCTGGGCCTGCAGGCGGGTCTGACCGAGGACCGACTGCAGAGTGCCCTCTCCTACCTGCATGAGAGCGGCAAGCTACTCTACTTTGAGGACAGTCCGGCTCTCAAGGAGCACGTCTTCCACAACCTCACTCGCCTCATCGACATCCTCAATGTCTTCTTCCAGAGGGATCCGTCTTTGCTGCTGCATAAGCTGCTCCTAGGGACCAGTGGAGAGGGCAAGGCGGAGGGGGAAAGCTCCTCGCCCATGGCGCGGTCCACCCCCAGCCAGGAACTGCTCCGGGCCACCCAGCTCCATCAGTATGTGGAGGGCTTTCTGTTGCATGGGCTCTTGCCAGCTCATGTCATTCGGTTGCTGCTTAAGCCTCATGTCCAGGCCCAGCAGGACTTGCAGCTGTTGCTGGAGCTGCTGGAGAAGATGGGACTCTGTTACTGCCTCAATAAACCCAAGGGCAAGCCTTTGAATGGGTCCACAGCTTGGTACAAGTTCCCATGCTATGTGCAGAACGAGGTGCCCCATGCAGAAGCCTGGATTAATGGGACCAACCTAGCTGGGCAGTCTTTTGTGGCTGAGCAGTTGCAGATTGAATAtagctttccttttgcttttccaCCTGGGTTGTTTGCACGGTACAGCGTCCAGATCAACAGCCATGTGGTGCACAGGTCGGATGGTAAATTTCAGATCTTTGCCTATAGAGGGAAAGTTCCTGTGGTTGTGAGTTACAGACCTGCCAGGGGAGTCCTGCAGCCAGACACCCTGTCCATTGCTAGCCATGCATCATTACCAAATATATGGACCGCATGGCAAGCCATAACCCCCTTGGTGGAGGAACTGAATGTCCTACTTCAGGAATGGCCTGGACTGCACTACACCGTGCACATTCTCTGTTCTAAGTGCCTTAAGAGAGGATCGCCCAATCCACATGCTTTTCCAG atggagtctcactctgtcgcccagggtggagtgcaatggcgcgatctcagctcactgcaacgtctgcttcccgggttcaagcgattcttctgcctcagcctcctgagtag
- the MFHAS1 gene encoding malignant fibrous histiocytoma-amplified sequence 1 isoform X1 encodes MAGMDSGNLKTVRLWRDAALRARKLRSNLRQLTLTAAGACPGAGADALESPASPQLVLPANLGDIEALNLGNNGLEEVPEGLGSALGSLRVLVLRRNRFARLPPAVAELGHHLTELDVSHNRLTALGAEVVSALRELRKLNVSHNQLPALPAQLGALAHLEELDVSFNRLAHLPDSLSCLSRLRTLDVDHNQLTAFPRQLLQLAALEELDVSSNRLRGLPEDISALRALKILWLSGAELGTLPAGFCELASLESLMLDNNGLQALPAQFSCLQRLKMLNLSSNLFEEFPAALLPLAGLEELYLSRNQLTSVPSLISGLGRLLTLWLDNNRIRYLPDSIVELTGLEELVLQGNQIAVLPDHFGQLSRVGLWKIKDNPLIQPPYEVCMKGIPYIAAYQKELAHSQPAVQPRLKLLLMGHKAAGKTLLRHCLTEERVEGFPGGGDKEKCYPPSPPPVSKGIEVTSWTADASRGLRFIVYDLAGDESYEVIQPFFLSPGALYVLVVNLATYEPRHFPTTVGSFLHRVGARVPHAVVCIVGTHADLCGERELEEKCLDIHRQIALQEKHDAEGLSRLAKVVDEALARDFELRSASPHAAYYGVSDKNLRRRKAHFQYLLNHRLQILSPVLPVSCRDPRHLRRLRDKLLSVAEHREIFPNLHRVLPRSWQVLEELHFQPPQAHRLWLSWWDSARLGLQAGLTEDRLQSALSYLHESGKLLYFEDSPALKEHVFHNLTRLIDILNVFFQRDPSLLLHKLLLGTSGEGKAEGESSSPMARSTPSQELLRATQLHQYVEGFLLHGLLPAHVIRLLLKPHVQAQQDLQLLLELLEKMGLCYCLNKPKGKPLNGSTAWYKFPCYVQNEVPHAEAWINGTNLAGQSFVAEQLQIEYSFPFAFPPGLFARYSVQINSHVVHRSDGKFQIFAYRGKVPVVVSYRPARGVLQPDTLSIASHASLPNIWTAWQAITPLVEELNVLLQEWPGLHYTVHILCSKCLKRGSPNPHAFPGELLSQPRPEGVAEIICPKNGSERVNVALVYPPTPTVISPCSKKNVGEKHRNQ; translated from the coding sequence ATGGCTGGGATGGACAGTGGCAACCTGAAGACCGTGAGGCTGTGGCGGGACGCCGCCCTGCGTGCCAGGAAGCTGCGGAGCAACCTGCGCCAGCTCACGCTCACCGCCGCCGGGGCCTGCCCCGGGGCCGGGGCCGACGCGCTCGAGTCCCCCGCCTCCCCCCAGCTCGTGCTGCCGGCCAACCTCGGGGACATTGAGGCACTGAACCTGGGGAACAACGGCCTGGAGGAGGTACCCGAGGGGCTGGGGTCGGCGCTGGGCAGCCTGCGCGTCCTGGTCCTGCGCAGGAACCGCTTCGCCCGGCTGCCCCCGGCGGTGGCCGAGCTCGGCCACCACCTCACCGAGCTGGACGTGAGCCACAACCGGCTGACCGCCCTGGGCGCGGAGGTGGTGAGTGCTCTGAGGGAGCTGCGGAAGCTCAACGTCAGCCACAACCAGCTGCCCGCCCTGCCCGCCCAGCTGGGCGCTCTCGCTCACCTGGAGGAGCTGGACGTCAGCTTTAACCGGCTGGCGCACCTGCCTGActccctctcctgcctctcccGCCTGCGCACCCTGGACGTGGATCACAACCAGCTCACTGCCTTCCCCCGGCAGCTGCTGCAGCTGGCGGCCCTGGAGGAGCTGGACGTGTCCAGCAACCGGCTGCGGGGCCTGCCTGAGGATATCAGTGCCCTGCGTGCCCTCAAGATCCTCTGGCTGAGTGGGGCCGAGCTTGGCACGCTGCCCGCCGGCTTCTGCGAGCTGGCCAGTTTGGAGAGCCTCATGCTAGACAACAACGGGCTGCAAGCTCTGCCCGCCCAGTTCAGCTGCCTGCAGCGGCTCAAAATGCTCAACCTCTCCTCCAACCTCTTCGAGGAGTTCCCTGCCGCGCTGCTGCCCCTGGCTGGTCTGGAGGAGCTCTACCTTAGTCGCAACCAGCTCACCTCGGTGCCATCCCTTATCTCGGGCCTGGGCCGGCTTCTCACCTTGTGGCTGGATAATAACCGCATCCGCTACCTGCCGGACTCCATCGTGGAGCTGACCGGCCTGGAGGAGCTCGTGCTGCAGGGGAACCAGATCGCTGTGCTGCCCGACCACTTTGGCCAGCTCTCCCGGGTGGGTTTGTGGAAGATCAAAGACAACCCACTGATCCAGCCCCCCTACGAGGTCTGCATGAAGGGGATCCCCTACATCGCAGCCTACCAGAAGGAACTGGCTCATTCCCAGCCGGCGGTGCAGCCCCGGCTCAAGCTGCTCCTCATGGGGCATAAGGCTGCAGGAAAGACTTTGCTGCGCCACTGCCTCACCGAGGAGAGAGTGGAGGGATTCCCAGGAGGAGGGGACAAGGAGAAGTGCTACCCACCGTCACCTCCCCCTGTGAGCAAGGGCATCGAGGTGACCAGCTGGACGGCCGATGCCTCCCGGGGCCTGCGGTTCATCGTGTATGACTTAGCTGGGGATGAAAGTTATGAGGTGATCCAGCCCTTCTTCCTGTCCCCAGGGGCCCTATACGTGCTGGTGGTCAACTTGGCCACCTATGAGCCTCGCCACTTTCCTACCACCGTGGGCTCCTTCTTGCATCGGGTCGGGGCGAGAGTGCCCCACGCGGTGGTTTGCATCGTGGGCACCCACGCGGACCTGTGCGGAGAGCGTGAGCTGGAGGAGAAATGTCTGGACATTCACCGCCAGATCGCCCTGCAGGAAAAGCACGACGCGGAGGGACTGAGCCGCTTGGCCAAGGTGGTGGACGAGGCACTGGCCCGGGACTTCGAGCTGCGCTCTGCCAGCCCCCACGCAGCCTACTACGGCGTTTCGGACAAGAACCTTCGACGGCGCAAGGCCCATTTTCAATACCTGCTCAACCACCGGCTGCAGATCCTCTCCCCGGTGTTGCCTGTTAGCTGCAGGGACCCGCGCCACTTACGACGCCTTCGGGACAAGTTGCTGTCAGTTGCTGAGCACCGAGAAATCTTCCCCAACTTACACAGAGTACTGCCTCGATCCTGGCAGGTGCTGGAGGAACTGCATTTCCAGCCACCTCAGGCCCACCGACTGTGGCTAAGCTGGTGGGACTCGGCGCGCCTGGGCCTGCAGGCGGGTCTGACCGAGGACCGACTGCAGAGTGCCCTCTCCTACCTGCATGAGAGCGGCAAGCTACTCTACTTTGAGGACAGTCCGGCTCTCAAGGAGCACGTCTTCCACAACCTCACTCGCCTCATCGACATCCTCAATGTCTTCTTCCAGAGGGATCCGTCTTTGCTGCTGCATAAGCTGCTCCTAGGGACCAGTGGAGAGGGCAAGGCGGAGGGGGAAAGCTCCTCGCCCATGGCGCGGTCCACCCCCAGCCAGGAACTGCTCCGGGCCACCCAGCTCCATCAGTATGTGGAGGGCTTTCTGTTGCATGGGCTCTTGCCAGCTCATGTCATTCGGTTGCTGCTTAAGCCTCATGTCCAGGCCCAGCAGGACTTGCAGCTGTTGCTGGAGCTGCTGGAGAAGATGGGACTCTGTTACTGCCTCAATAAACCCAAGGGCAAGCCTTTGAATGGGTCCACAGCTTGGTACAAGTTCCCATGCTATGTGCAGAACGAGGTGCCCCATGCAGAAGCCTGGATTAATGGGACCAACCTAGCTGGGCAGTCTTTTGTGGCTGAGCAGTTGCAGATTGAATAtagctttccttttgcttttccaCCTGGGTTGTTTGCACGGTACAGCGTCCAGATCAACAGCCATGTGGTGCACAGGTCGGATGGTAAATTTCAGATCTTTGCCTATAGAGGGAAAGTTCCTGTGGTTGTGAGTTACAGACCTGCCAGGGGAGTCCTGCAGCCAGACACCCTGTCCATTGCTAGCCATGCATCATTACCAAATATATGGACCGCATGGCAAGCCATAACCCCCTTGGTGGAGGAACTGAATGTCCTACTTCAGGAATGGCCTGGACTGCACTACACCGTGCACATTCTCTGTTCTAAGTGCCTTAAGAGAGGATCGCCCAATCCACATGCTTTTCCAG
- the MFHAS1 gene encoding malignant fibrous histiocytoma-amplified sequence 1 isoform X2, whose amino-acid sequence MAGMDSGNLKTVRLWRDAALRARKLRSNLRQLTLTAAGACPGAGADALESPASPQLVLPANLGDIEALNLGNNGLEEVPEGLGSALGSLRVLVLRRNRFARLPPAVAELGHHLTELDVSHNRLTALGAEVVSALRELRKLNVSHNQLPALPAQLGALAHLEELDVSFNRLAHLPDSLSCLSRLRTLDVDHNQLTAFPRQLLQLAALEELDVSSNRLRGLPEDISALRALKILWLSGAELGTLPAGFCELASLESLMLDNNGLQALPAQFSCLQRLKMLNLSSNLFEEFPAALLPLAGLEELYLSRNQLTSVPSLISGLGRLLTLWLDNNRIRYLPDSIVELTGLEELVLQGNQIAVLPDHFGQLSRVGLWKIKDNPLIQPPYEVCMKGIPYIAAYQKELAHSQPAVQPRLKLLLMGHKAAGKTLLRHCLTEERVEGFPGGGDKEKCYPPSPPPVSKGIEVTSWTADASRGLRFIVYDLAGDESYEVIQPFFLSPGALYVLVVNLATYEPRHFPTTVGSFLHRVGARVPHAVVCIVGTHADLCGERELEEKCLDIHRQIALQEKHDAEGLSRLAKVVDEALARDFELRSASPHAAYYGVSDKNLRRRKAHFQYLLNHRLQILSPVLPVSCRDPRHLRRLRDKLLSVAEHREIFPNLHRVLPRSWQVLEELHFQPPQAHRLWLSWWDSARLGLQAGLTEDRLQSALSYLHESGKLLYFEDSPALKEHVFHNLTRLIDILNVFFQRDPSLLLHKLLLGTSGEGKAEGESSSPMARSTPSQELLRATQLHQYVEGFLLHGLLPAHVIRLLLKPHVQAQQDLQLLLELLEKMGLCYCLNKPKGKPLNGSTAWYKFPCYVQNEVPHAEAWINGTNLAGQSFVAEQLQIEYSFPFAFPPGLFARYSVQINSHVVHRSDGKFQIFAYRGKVPVVVSYRPARGVLQPDTLSIASHASLPNIWTAWQAITPLVEELNVLLQEWPGLHYTVHILCSKCLKRGSPNPHAFPGELLSQPRPEGVAEIICPKNGSERVNVALVYPPTPTVISPCSKYLHTFLEN is encoded by the coding sequence ATGGCTGGGATGGACAGTGGCAACCTGAAGACCGTGAGGCTGTGGCGGGACGCCGCCCTGCGTGCCAGGAAGCTGCGGAGCAACCTGCGCCAGCTCACGCTCACCGCCGCCGGGGCCTGCCCCGGGGCCGGGGCCGACGCGCTCGAGTCCCCCGCCTCCCCCCAGCTCGTGCTGCCGGCCAACCTCGGGGACATTGAGGCACTGAACCTGGGGAACAACGGCCTGGAGGAGGTACCCGAGGGGCTGGGGTCGGCGCTGGGCAGCCTGCGCGTCCTGGTCCTGCGCAGGAACCGCTTCGCCCGGCTGCCCCCGGCGGTGGCCGAGCTCGGCCACCACCTCACCGAGCTGGACGTGAGCCACAACCGGCTGACCGCCCTGGGCGCGGAGGTGGTGAGTGCTCTGAGGGAGCTGCGGAAGCTCAACGTCAGCCACAACCAGCTGCCCGCCCTGCCCGCCCAGCTGGGCGCTCTCGCTCACCTGGAGGAGCTGGACGTCAGCTTTAACCGGCTGGCGCACCTGCCTGActccctctcctgcctctcccGCCTGCGCACCCTGGACGTGGATCACAACCAGCTCACTGCCTTCCCCCGGCAGCTGCTGCAGCTGGCGGCCCTGGAGGAGCTGGACGTGTCCAGCAACCGGCTGCGGGGCCTGCCTGAGGATATCAGTGCCCTGCGTGCCCTCAAGATCCTCTGGCTGAGTGGGGCCGAGCTTGGCACGCTGCCCGCCGGCTTCTGCGAGCTGGCCAGTTTGGAGAGCCTCATGCTAGACAACAACGGGCTGCAAGCTCTGCCCGCCCAGTTCAGCTGCCTGCAGCGGCTCAAAATGCTCAACCTCTCCTCCAACCTCTTCGAGGAGTTCCCTGCCGCGCTGCTGCCCCTGGCTGGTCTGGAGGAGCTCTACCTTAGTCGCAACCAGCTCACCTCGGTGCCATCCCTTATCTCGGGCCTGGGCCGGCTTCTCACCTTGTGGCTGGATAATAACCGCATCCGCTACCTGCCGGACTCCATCGTGGAGCTGACCGGCCTGGAGGAGCTCGTGCTGCAGGGGAACCAGATCGCTGTGCTGCCCGACCACTTTGGCCAGCTCTCCCGGGTGGGTTTGTGGAAGATCAAAGACAACCCACTGATCCAGCCCCCCTACGAGGTCTGCATGAAGGGGATCCCCTACATCGCAGCCTACCAGAAGGAACTGGCTCATTCCCAGCCGGCGGTGCAGCCCCGGCTCAAGCTGCTCCTCATGGGGCATAAGGCTGCAGGAAAGACTTTGCTGCGCCACTGCCTCACCGAGGAGAGAGTGGAGGGATTCCCAGGAGGAGGGGACAAGGAGAAGTGCTACCCACCGTCACCTCCCCCTGTGAGCAAGGGCATCGAGGTGACCAGCTGGACGGCCGATGCCTCCCGGGGCCTGCGGTTCATCGTGTATGACTTAGCTGGGGATGAAAGTTATGAGGTGATCCAGCCCTTCTTCCTGTCCCCAGGGGCCCTATACGTGCTGGTGGTCAACTTGGCCACCTATGAGCCTCGCCACTTTCCTACCACCGTGGGCTCCTTCTTGCATCGGGTCGGGGCGAGAGTGCCCCACGCGGTGGTTTGCATCGTGGGCACCCACGCGGACCTGTGCGGAGAGCGTGAGCTGGAGGAGAAATGTCTGGACATTCACCGCCAGATCGCCCTGCAGGAAAAGCACGACGCGGAGGGACTGAGCCGCTTGGCCAAGGTGGTGGACGAGGCACTGGCCCGGGACTTCGAGCTGCGCTCTGCCAGCCCCCACGCAGCCTACTACGGCGTTTCGGACAAGAACCTTCGACGGCGCAAGGCCCATTTTCAATACCTGCTCAACCACCGGCTGCAGATCCTCTCCCCGGTGTTGCCTGTTAGCTGCAGGGACCCGCGCCACTTACGACGCCTTCGGGACAAGTTGCTGTCAGTTGCTGAGCACCGAGAAATCTTCCCCAACTTACACAGAGTACTGCCTCGATCCTGGCAGGTGCTGGAGGAACTGCATTTCCAGCCACCTCAGGCCCACCGACTGTGGCTAAGCTGGTGGGACTCGGCGCGCCTGGGCCTGCAGGCGGGTCTGACCGAGGACCGACTGCAGAGTGCCCTCTCCTACCTGCATGAGAGCGGCAAGCTACTCTACTTTGAGGACAGTCCGGCTCTCAAGGAGCACGTCTTCCACAACCTCACTCGCCTCATCGACATCCTCAATGTCTTCTTCCAGAGGGATCCGTCTTTGCTGCTGCATAAGCTGCTCCTAGGGACCAGTGGAGAGGGCAAGGCGGAGGGGGAAAGCTCCTCGCCCATGGCGCGGTCCACCCCCAGCCAGGAACTGCTCCGGGCCACCCAGCTCCATCAGTATGTGGAGGGCTTTCTGTTGCATGGGCTCTTGCCAGCTCATGTCATTCGGTTGCTGCTTAAGCCTCATGTCCAGGCCCAGCAGGACTTGCAGCTGTTGCTGGAGCTGCTGGAGAAGATGGGACTCTGTTACTGCCTCAATAAACCCAAGGGCAAGCCTTTGAATGGGTCCACAGCTTGGTACAAGTTCCCATGCTATGTGCAGAACGAGGTGCCCCATGCAGAAGCCTGGATTAATGGGACCAACCTAGCTGGGCAGTCTTTTGTGGCTGAGCAGTTGCAGATTGAATAtagctttccttttgcttttccaCCTGGGTTGTTTGCACGGTACAGCGTCCAGATCAACAGCCATGTGGTGCACAGGTCGGATGGTAAATTTCAGATCTTTGCCTATAGAGGGAAAGTTCCTGTGGTTGTGAGTTACAGACCTGCCAGGGGAGTCCTGCAGCCAGACACCCTGTCCATTGCTAGCCATGCATCATTACCAAATATATGGACCGCATGGCAAGCCATAACCCCCTTGGTGGAGGAACTGAATGTCCTACTTCAGGAATGGCCTGGACTGCACTACACCGTGCACATTCTCTGTTCTAAGTGCCTTAAGAGAGGATCGCCCAATCCACATGCTTTTCCAG